A genomic window from Hippocampus zosterae strain Florida chromosome 13, ASM2543408v3, whole genome shotgun sequence includes:
- the LOC127613125 gene encoding protein tweety homolog 3-like, with amino-acid sequence MAAVVNYSPPWWVNLLHRLPHFNLDFQLVSSDFRPEDPEYQKSVLLLGSVALLCLGLDLLFLLFYSFWLCCRRRKSGESSASAHHAHSRQPSADCCCTAWCVIIATLVCSAGIAVGFYGNGESSDGAGRLAYSLRHANRTVSGVEKLVRDNALALNQTVEENLAQLETIYREQTDYVSIVQKLQGQLDELLRLLADVPFWSNTAVSLEELASRTEAFDFYRWLGYLGLLLFDVLICLLVLFGLIRNSRGTLIGVCLLGVLTLVVSWASLGLELAVAASASDFCDSPDAYVTRATKENAVIDQDILQYYLMCSPGQVNPFQQRLSGSHKALVEMQDDVSELLRSATREYANTKASLDQIQSVLNSTEVGLHQLTALVDCRSLHMDYVQALTGLCYDGVEGLIYLALFSFVTALMFSSIVCSVPHTWPGKRTDEEDGEDESGASRGGGGVHDNLYRVHMPSLYSCGSSYGSEASLPATAHTVSNAPVTEYMNQNANFQTPRCENTPLIGRESPPPSYTSSMRAKYLATNRPDQNRRSVPNDQLDPANRPHAAARPQSSVH; translated from the exons ATGGCGGCCGTGGTCAACTACTCGCCGCCATGGTGGGTGAACCTGCTCCACCGCTTGCCTCATTTCAACTTGGACTTCCAGTTGGTCAGCAGCGACTTTCGGCCTGAAGACCCCGAGTATCAAAAG TCGGTGCTGCTGCTGGGCTCGGTGGCTCTCTTGTGTTTGGGCCTGGACCTCCTGTTCCTCCTCTTTTACTCCTTCTGGCtttgctgccgccgccgcaagAGCGGCGAGTCGTCGGCGTCAGCGCACCACGCGCACTCCCGGCAGCCCAGCGCCGACTGCTGCTGCACCGCCTGGTGCGTCATCATCGCCACCCTGGTGTGCAG CGCCGGCATCGCCGTGGGCTTCTACGGGAACGGCGAATCGAGCGACGGCGCCGGTCGCCTGGCCTACTCCCTGCGCCATGCCAACCGCACCGTGTCGGGCGTGGAGAAACTG GTGCGGGACAACGCCTTGGCGCTGAACCAGACGGTGGAGGAGAACCTGGCCCAGCTGGAGACGATCTACCGGGAGCAGACGGACTACGTGTCCATCGTCCAGAAGCTGCAGGGGCAGCTGGACGAGCTGCTCAGGCTCCTGGCCGACGTGCCCTTCTGGTCCAACACGGCCGTGTCCCTGGAGGAGCTGGCCAGCCGGACCGAGGCCTTCGACTTCTAcag GTGGTTGGGCTACCTGGGCCTGCTGCTGTTTGACGTCCTCATCTGCCTCCTGGTTCTCTTCGGACTCATACGCAACTCCAGGGGAACTCTCATCGG CGTGTGCCTGCTGGGCGTGCTGACGCTCGTGGTCAGCTGGGCGTCTCTGGGCCTGGAACTGGCCGTCGCTGCG tcGGCCAGCGACTTCTGCGATTCCCCCGACGCGTACGTCACCCGCGCCACCAAGGAGAACGCCGTCATCGATCAAG ATATCCTGCAGTATTACCTGATGTGCAGCCCGGGACAAGTCAACCCCTTCCAGCAG AGGCTGTCGGGGAGCCACAAGGCCTTGGTGGAGATGCAGGACGACGTGTCCGAGCTTTTGCGATCGGCCACGCGGGAATACGCCAACACGAAG GCGAGTCTGGATCAGATCCAGTCGGTGCTGAACTCTACGGAGGTGGGCCTGCATCAGCTGACGGCTCTGGTGGACTGTCGCAGCCTGCACATG GACTACGTGCAGGCTCTGACGGGCTTGTGCTACGACGGCGTGGAGGGCCTCATCTACCTGGCGCTCTTCTCCTTCGTCACGGCGCTCATGTTCTCCTCCATCGTCTGCAGCGTGCCGCACACCTGGCCCGGCAAGAG gaCGGATGAGGAGGACGGAGAGGACGAGTCGGGCGCCTcgcggggcggcggcggcgttcaCGATAACCTGTACCGCGTTCACATGCCCAGTCTCTACAGCTGCGGCTCCAGCTACGGTAGCGAAGCTAGCCTGCCCGCCACCGCCCACACCGTCAGCAATGCCCCCGTCACTGAGTACAT GAACCAGAACGCAAACTTTCAGACCCCCCGGTGTGAGAACACCCCCTTGATTGGCAGGGAGTCCCCTCCACCCTCT TACACCTCCAGTATGAGAGCCAAATACTTGGCCACCAACCGCCCCGACCAGAACCGCCGCTCCGTCCCCAACGACCAGCTGGACCCGGCCAACCGGCcccacgccgccgcccggcCGCAGTCTTCGGTCCACTAG
- the LOC127613138 gene encoding proline-rich protein 18-like: MARDARGYLASFAAPFLRFRRKTELLSYLFLCLSKMPFIPPVPVMAAAAAGPGGKAAPPKGGDSVKERLASNLKQLGKKSLLPTATRGLSEPRKKGPSSCGGPPEGLPASRSGESLSKTCQVRPRIKSRREETRFTLTLTPEAVLLLQRRNNNNNNHNHHHISGSVPDSRRFRRSPRPGASPSPRPHDRAAALVSTRCDVSSMVKVSLLNERHRYDDEEYEDEEERGGRVDQRVMLKCTEWLRGLENTPIAAGTRQSPTVKSF; the protein is encoded by the exons ATGGCCCGAGATGCTCGCGGGTACCTGGCCTCTTTCGCCGCACCCTTCCTGAGGTTCCGGCGGAAGACCGAGCTCCTGTCCTACTTGTTTCTGTGCTTGTCCAAGATGCCCTTCATCCCGCCCGTGCCggtgatggcggcggcggcggccggacCGGGCGGCAAGGCGGCGCCCCCGAAAGGCGGCGACTCGGTGAAGGAGCGCCTGGCGTCCAACCTCAAGCAGCTGGGCAAGAAGAGCCTCCTGCCCACGGCCACCAGAGGGCTGTCGGAGCCCAGGAAGAAGGGACCCTCATCGTGCGGGGGGCCGCCCGAGGGCCTCCCCGCCTCCAGGTCTGGGGAGTCTTTGTCCAAGACCTGCCAG GTGAGACCCCGGATCAAATCCCGCCGGGAGGAAACCCGATTCACGCTGACCCTAACCCCCGAGGCGGTCCTGCTGCTGCAGAggcgcaacaacaacaacaacaaccataaCCACCACCACATTTCCGGAAGTGTCCCCGACTCCAGGCGATTCAGGCGGAGCCCCCGCCCGGGCGCCTCCCCGTCCCCGCGGCCCCACGACCGGGCGGCGGCATTGGTCAGCACTCGCTGCGACGTGAGCTCGATGGTGAAGGTGTCCCTGCTGAACGAGCGTCACCGCTACGACGACGAGGAgtacgaggacgaggaggaacgGGGCGGCCGGGTGGACCAGCGCGTGATGCTCAAGTGCACCGAGTGGCTGCGGGGGCTGGAGAACACGCCCATCGCCGCGGGAACCCGGCAGAGCCCCACGGTCAAGAGCTTCTGA
- the LOC127613135 gene encoding beta-1,3-N-acetylglucosaminyltransferase lunatic fringe-like: MWRSAGQRRRRRPPQLLRVAVLCLLAAGALAVAGAQRAAAEEGAPASRAVFTDYFRQLSRERRAVGRPAPSGAPPEPAELLTADDVFVAVKTTSKYHRGRLELLLDTWIANHLQHTYVFTDGEDSALRKRIGAHLINTNCSAAHSRQALSCKMAAEYDAFLDADRKWFCHMDDDNYLNMGALLRLLSQYSHTQDVYIGRPSLEHPLEATETLADAKMRKVVFWFATGGAGFCLSRGLAIKMGPWARDGAFLSTAERIRLPDDCAVGYIVGAMLGVGLTRSPLFHSHLESLALLTRVHEQVTLSYSKDERNTINIKGPFSIQQDPTRFKCVHCVLHPHTPWCQR; the protein is encoded by the exons ATGTGGAGGTCCGcggggcagcggcggcggcggcggccgcctcaGCTCCTCCGCGTCGCCGTCCTCTGCCTGCTCGCGGCCGGCGCGCTCGCCGTCGCGGGCGCGcagcgggcggcggcggaggagggagCTCCGGCGAGCCGCGCCGTTTTCACGGACTACTTCAGGCAGCTGAGCCGAGAAAGGAGAGCCGTCGGGCGGCCGGCGCCGAGCGGCGCCCCGCCGGAGCCCGCGGAGCTCCTGACCGCCGACGACGTGTTCGTGGCCGTGAAGACCACCAGCAAATACCACCGCGGCAGGCTGGAGCTCCTTTTGGACACGTGGATCGCCAACCATTTGCAACAC acgTACGTGTTCACCGATGGCGAGGACTCGGCGCTCAGGAAGCGGATCG GCGCTCACCTGATCAACACCAACTGCTCGGCAGCTCACAGCCGTCAAGCGCTCTcctgcaaaatggccgccgagtACGACGCCTTCCTCGACGCCGACAGGAA GTGGTTTTGTCACATGGACGACGACAACTACCTGAACATGGGTGCCCTCTTGAGGCTGTTGTCTCAGTACAGCCACACCCAGGACGTCTACATCGGGCGACCCAGTCTGGAGCACCCCCTCGAGGCCACCGAGACGTTAGCCGATGCTAAAATG aGGAAGGTAGTTTTCTGGTTTGCCACAGGGGGCGCTGGATTCTGTCTGAGTCGAGGACTCGCCATCAAGATGGGACCTTGGGCTCG CGACGGCGCCTTCCTGTCTACAGCCGAACGTATCCGTCTCCCAGACGACTGCGCTGTGGGTTACATCGTCGGGGCTATGTTGGGTGTGGGCCTTACCCGCTCGCCACTGTTCCACTCGCACCTGGAGAGCCTCGCGCTGCTGACGCGGGTGCATGAACAG GTGACTCTCAGCTACAGCAAAGATGAGAGAAACACCATCAATATCAAAGGACCCTTTTCGATACAGCAAGATCCAACAAG gTTCAAGTGTGTGCATTGTGTGTTACATCCACACACACCCTGGTGCCAGCGCTGA
- the iqce gene encoding IQ domain-containing protein E, with translation MSAGASDVPTDEDFEGLPDNGFSYSGDYSKKTPKKRAGKPPPSLRSPYLSSMNVNSRKAAMSAWKLPRTSLCDTPGGETYSARFTSLSNHHDQRSEWDMMAEFPRHTLPTRKHHHSVPNVARDKEEMHNEITLLKKSLHEQKSDNQKMKVKLRRLEEDNAKREKQLEELLDPTNRSEYIRSLVDKKHEGSVVVNGLKQRILKLEQQCREKENAIGNLQSELRATNLQEMKMTVKNYFEEIQRLKLLLEASEKSGISESKVFRRQQKALSSTVLRLSEDLKQLQLDNAALREEMNTDSPAAGIKGYKEWSKYRLLRRLLEMEKRLEERNALKARPPLEPAPAPVVHREAQTAAPKLLDLAVQTPPADTADARTETAEEDDVGNLRGRLERLEAERTRLQEALTGQEEDAKRSSARQQEEREDARRQHDRQVGELKTEKEELEKRLQRWRAEQAGEREAERRRHGEEVRQLTGQSQEEAERWRRRLEKERQQHELELRRLRTLIQTLEEKRNDGRHDDQRVAAPCDETDDDDGVEEEEEPKADFESRAMERTTQSEAGDSSTSADRGVLDESSLVSIQAAFRGHLARTHHLACSLPREATSEPEEPATAAAAKTRLHEEAPRPVPPAARGSPAPSKDPDTGDDAYSEDSDDSDDIIVAESYPRRSREARIL, from the exons ATGTCAGCGGGGGCGAGTGACGTCCCGACAGACGAAGACTTTGAGGGGCTG CCCGACAATGGCTTCTCATACTCTGGTGATTATTCGAAAAAG ACACCAAAGAAGAGAGCGGGCAAGCCTCCGCCTTCTCTGA GATCTCCGTACCTCTCCAGCATGAACGTGAACTCCAGGAAAGCGGCCATGTCGGCCTGGAAGCTGCCGCGGACGTCGCTCTGCGACACGCCCGGCGGGGAAACGTACTCTGCTCGCTTCACGTCCCTCAGCAACCACCACG atCAGCGATCTGAGTGGGACATGATGGCAGAGTTTCCCAGACACACTTTGCCCACCAGGAAACATCATCACTCGGTGCCCAATG TTGCCAGGGACAAGGAGGAAATGCATAATGAGATCACGCTGCTCAAGAAG AGCCTCCACGAGCAGAAGTCTGACAATCAGAAGATGAAAGTCAAGCTGCGGCGTCTGGAGGAGGACAACGCCAAAAgagagaagcagctggaggagctCCTGGATCCCACCAAT AGGTCCGAGTACATTCGCAGCCTTGTGGACAAGAAGCACGAGGGCAGCGTC GTGGTGAACGGACTGAAGCAGAGAATCCTCAAGCTGGAGCAGCAGTGCAGAGAGAAGGAGAACGCCATCGG GAACCTTCAGAGTGAGTTGAGGGCCACCAACCTGCAGGAGATGAAGATGACTGTGAAGAACTATTTTGAGGAG ATCCAGAGACTGAAGTTGCTTCTGGAAGCTTCAGAGAAAAG CGGCATCTCGGAGAGTAAAGTTTTCCGCAGGCAGCAGAAGGCGCTGAGCTCCACCGTGCTGCGTCTCTCCGAGGACctgaaacagctgcagctggacaACGCCGCGCTGCGGGAGGAGATGAACACGGACAGCCCCGCCGCCGGCATCAAAG GGTACAAGGAGTGGAGCAAATACCGACTCTTGAGGAGGCTGCTGGAAATGGAAAAG AGACTGGAAGAGAGAAACGCCCTGAAAGCCCGGCCTCCATTGGAGCCGgcgcccgctcccgtggtgcaCCGGGAGGCTCAGACGGCGGCGCCTAAGCTCCTGGACCTGGCGGTCCAGACGCCGCCCGCGGACACGGCGGACGCCCGCACGGAGACGGCCGAGGAGGACGACGTGGGCAACTTGCGAGGGCGTCTGGAGCGGCTGGAGGCGGAGCGGACGCGGCTGCAAGAGGCACTGACCGGTCAAGA AGAGGATGCCAAACGGAGCAGCGCGCGGCAGCAAGAAGAGCGGGAAGACGCCCGACGGCAGCACGA CCGCCAAGTCGGAGAGTTGAAGACGGAAAAGGAAGAGCTGGAAAAACGCCTGCAACGCTGGCGAGCCGAGCAGGCCGGCGAGCGGGAAGCGGAGCGACGGCGCCACGG GGAGGAAGTGCGACAGCTGACCGGCCAAAGCCAAGAAGAGGCCGAGCGATGGCGACGACGGCTGGAAAAAGAGCGACAGCAGCACGA ACTGGAGCTGAGGCGGCTGAGGACGCTGATCCAGACTCTGGAGGAGAAAAGAAACGATGGGCGCCATGACGACCAACGGGTGGCAGCACCGTGTGATGAGACGGACGACGATGACGGcgttgaggaagaggaagagccaAAGGCAGACTTTGAGAGCCGCGCAATGGAGAGGACCACCCAAAGTGAG GCCGGGGACTCCAGCACTTCGGCGGACAGGGGAGTCTTGGACGAGAGCTCCTTGGTCAGCATCCAGGCCGCGTTCAGGGGCCACCTGGCTCGCACGCATCACCTTGCGTGCAG TTTGCCGCGGGAAGCGACATCAGAGCCGGAAGAGCCCGCCACCGCCGCGGCCGCCAAAACCAGGTTGCACGAGGAAGCGCCGCGGCCCGTCCCCCCCGCCGCTCGCGGCTCGCCGGCGCCCTCCAAAG ATCCCGACACGGGCGACGACGCCTATTCGGAGGACTCGGACGATTCGGACGACATCATCGTGGCCGAGTCGTACCCTCGGAGAAGCAGAGAGGCCAGGATCTTGTGA
- the plk1 gene encoding serine/threonine-protein kinase PLK1, whose amino-acid sequence MSAPTAKPQQQPPPAVANGGKPSSALGSTPLKEIPELLVDTRAKRRYTRGRFLGKGGFAKCYEITDMESGQVFAGKIVPKSLIVKPHQREKMTSEIAIHKSLDHPNIVGFRGFFEDDDFVFVVLEICKRRSLLELHKRRKAVTEPEARYYMMQLLKGVQYLHNNRIIHRDLKLGNIFLNDDMDVKIGDFGLATKIEFDGERKKTLCGTPNYIAPEVLCKKGHSYEVDVWSLGCILYTLLVGKPPFETACLKETYNRIKKNNYTIPWHVNSAAVSLIKRMLHADPGQRPTIAQMLTDDFFTSGYMPARLPTTCLTVPPRFSIAPSDASQRRPLAALGNKGGSEDADVKEEHMPRDLEPAENNLKDLLQQLNSIIAAKPAERTLVRQEEAEDPACIPIFWISKWVDYSDKYGLGYQLCDNSVGVLFNDYTRLIMYADNNSLQYINKTAQESYMSVAAYPPALNKKITLLKYFRNYMSEHLLKAGANMAPREGDELARLPYLSLWFRTKSAIVLHLSNGTVQINFFQDHSKLILCPLMSAVTYIDERRDFRTYKLSLLEEFGCSKELFSRLRYAKLMAERLMDTVKGAH is encoded by the exons ATGAGTGCGCCGACCGCCAAGCCGCAGCAGCAGCCGCCACCGGCGGTGGCGAACGGCGGCAAACCGTCGTCGGCCTTGGGCTCCACGCCGCTCAAGGAGATCCCCGAGTTGCTGGTGGACACGCGGGCGAAGCGACGCTACACCCGCGGCCGCTTCCTCGGCAAGGGCGGCTTCGCCAAGTGCTACGAGATCACCGACATGGAGAGCGGCCAAGTGTTCGCCGGTAAAATCGTGCCCAAGTCGCTCATCGTCAAACCGCACCAGCGCGAGAAGATGACCTCGGAGATCGCCATCCACAAGAGCCTGGACCACCCCAACATCGTCGGCTTCCGAGGCTTCTTCGAGGACGACGACTTCGTCTTCGTGGTGCTGGAGATCTGCAAAAGGAGA TCGCTGCTGGAGCTGCACAAGCGTCGCAAGGCTGTGACGGAGCCCGAGGCGCGCTACTACATGATGCAGCTGCTCAAGGGCGTCCAGTACCTGCACAACAACCGCATCATCCACAGAGACCTCAAACTGGGCAACATCTTCCTCAACGACGACATGGACGTCAAGATAG GGGACTTCGGCCTGGCCACCAAGATCGAGTTTGACGGCGAGCGCAAGAAGACCCTGTGCGGCACGCCAAACTACATTGCGCCGGAGGTTCTGTGCAAAAAAGGACACAGCTATGAGGTGGACGTGTGGTCACTTGGATGCATACT GTACACTCTGCTGGTGGGCAAGCCGCCGTTTGAAACGGCGTGCCTGAAGGAAACGTACAACCGCATCAAGAAGAACAACTACACCATCCCTTGG CACGTGAACTCGGCGGCGGTGTCCCTGATCAAGCGCATGCTGCACGCCGACCCCGGCCAGCGTCCGACCATCGCCCAGATGCTGACGGACGACTTCTTCACGTCGGGCTACATGCCGGCGCGCCTGCCCACCACCTGCCTCACCGTGCCGCCGCGTTTCTCCATCGCACCGTCCGACGCCAGCCAGCGGCGGCCGCTCGCCGCCCTGGGCAACAAGG gagGGTCCGAGGACGCCGACGTGAAGGAAGAGCACATGCCCAG GGACCTGGAACCGGCCGAAAACAACTTGAAAGACTTGCTGCAGCAGCTCAACAGCATCATAGCCGCCAAACCGGCGGAGAGGACGCTCGTCCGCCAAG AGGAGGCCGAGGACCCCGCGTGCATTCCCATCTTCTGGATCAGCAAGTGGGTGGACTACTCGGACAAGTACGGCTTAG GCTACCAGCTGTGCGACAACAGCGTGGGCGTGTTGTTCAACGACTACACGCGTCTCATCATGTACGCCGACAACAACAGCCTGCAGTACATCAACAAGACGGCCCAGGAGTCCTACATGAGCGTCGCCGCCTACCCGCCCGCGCTCAACAAAAAG ATCACCCTGCTGAAGTACTTCCGCAACTACATGAGCGAGCACTTGCTGAAGGCGGGCGCCAACATGGCGCCGCGGGAGGGTGACGAGCTGGCGCGGCTGCCCTACCTGTCGCTGTGGTTCCGCACCAAGAGCGCCATCGTGCTGCACCTCAGCAACGGCACCGTGCAGATCAACTTCTTCCAG GACCACAGCAAGTTGATCCTGTGCCCGCTGATGTCGGCGGTGACGTACATTGACGAGCGGCGGGACTTCCGCACGTACAAGCTGTCGCTGCTGGAGGAGTTTGGTTGCTCCAAGGAGCTCTTCAGCCGCCTGCGTTACGCCAAACTCATGGCGGAGCGGCTGATGGACACCGTCAAGGGCGCACACTAA